The nucleotide sequence TAGTCGGTGACCGTGCTGCCCTCCTCGACGACGCCGGCACGGTTGACCGCGCCGGTGGCGACGAGGAGCGTCTCGGTGAGTGTGGTCTTGCCCGCCCCTGAGTGGCCGACCATCACGACGTTGCGGATGGACTTCGGGTGGTCGGCCGTCGGTGCTTTGCCGGTGGCTGCAGAACCGCTTCCGTGCTTTTCCGCCATGGCCCCATTGCCTCCTTCACGGACGACGTTTGGCTGACCGGACAGCTATCGGTCCACCCTTCACCCAGCTGGCGCGAGATACAAGGGGGACGTCCCGGTGAACCGCGACGGATCCGCGCGCCGGCCTGCGCGATGTGCCCGTGCTGGCCGGCTACCATCGGGTTCCAGGAGGTCACGACAGCGCGACCAGGTCGGGACGTCCTCGCCGCCACGCGCCCTCGTGGAGTGCGCGGTGGCGGACTGCCTGCCGTCAACGTGGGAAGCGCCCGATGCTCCTCTCCGGCCTCCGTCCGGGTCTGGCCAAGGTCATCCGACCGATAGCGCGCGGTTTGATCAAGCTGCGGGTCACCGCCGACCTGGTCACCGTCGTCGGCACGGTGGGCGTGGCCGGTGGCGCGCTCGGTTTCTTCCCGCGCGGCGAGCTGTTCTGGGGCGCGGTCGTCGTCACGTGCTTCGTCGTCTTCGACATGCTGGACGGTGCCGTCGCCAGGGAGGGCGGGGGCAGCGGGGTGTGGGGAGCGTTCCTCGACTCGACCCTCGACCGGGTCGGCGACGTCGCGATCTTCGGCGGCCTGCTGTGGTGGTTCGCGGCGGGCGCCGGCCAGCCGGTGAACGCCGCGCTGTGTCTGGTCTGTCTGGGTACGTCGTTCCTCACCTCGTACATAAAGGCCAGGGCGGAAGGGCTCGGCATGACCTGCAACGTGGGCATCGCCGAGCGTGCCGTGCGGATCATCGTGATCCTCGTGGGGGCGGGGCTCACCGGCCTCGGGGTGCCGTACGCGGTGGAGGTCGCGCTGTGGCTCCTCACGGTGGCGACCGCCGTGACCGTCGGGCAGCGGTTCGTCGAGGTCTACAAACAGGCGGTAAGGAACCGGAAACCCGCGTGAACCCGCAGGAGGCCGCGTCGGTGGCCGGCTGGAGCTCGGTGGCCTGGCTGGCCCGGCGGACCCCGGAACGCGCCGGTCGTGCAGTGTTCGGACAGCTGGCCGACCAGGTCTGGCGACGGCGCGGCAATGGTGTGCCGCAGCTGGAACGGAACCTGGCACGGGTGCTGGCCGCCGAGCCCACCTCATCCGCGGTGCGCCGGGTCAGCAGGGCGGCCATGGCGTCGTACGCCAGATACTGGTGGGAGGCGCTGCGGCTGCCGAGCTGGGACCGCGCGGAGATCCTCGCCCGCGCCACCGTCGCCGGCTGGGGACGGGTCACGGAAGCCGTAAGGGACCGGGGAGCCGTGGTGGCGCTGCCGCACATGGGGAACTGGGACCTCGCCGGCGCCTGGGCCGCCGCCAACGGCGTACCCGTGACGGCCGTCGCGGAACGGCTGAAGCCGGAGGCGGTCTTCCAGAAGTTCGTCGCCTACCGCGAGCAGGTGGGCATCGAGGTGGTCCCGCTCGGCGACCCCGACGTGGTCGCCACGCTGGTGCAGCGGGCGAGCGACCACCGGCTGGTGACGTTGCTGACCGACCGCGGCTTCGGCGCCAGCGGCGTCGACGTGGAGTTCTTCGGCGAGCCGGCGCGGATGCCGGTCGGCGCGGCGACGGTCGCCCTACGCGCGGGCGTGCCGCTGTTCCCCGTGACGCTGTGGTACGACGACCTCGCCAGGGTGCAGGTGCACGAGCCCGTCGAGGTGCCCGCCGCCGGCGACGAACGTGCGCAGGTGGCGGAGATGACCGCGGCCGTCGGCCGGGTCTTCGAGCAGGCGGTCCGTAAGCACCCGGCGGACTGGCACATGCTGCAGCGCATCTGGACGGCGGACCGGTTCGCGCGGGCGGGCGCCTGATGCGGATCGGCCTGGTGTGCCCGTACACCTGGGAGGTGCCTGGCGGTGTGCAGACGCACGTGCGCGACCTCGCGGAGGCCCTGCTCGACGTCGGGCACCGGGTGTCGGTGATCACGCCGGCCGAGGACGAGACCGAGCTGCCGCTGTACGCGGTGGCCGGCGGCCGCGCCGTGCCGGTGCGGTACAACGGCTCGGTGGCGCGGCTGGCGTTCGGGCCGCGTGCCGTCGCCAGGGTGCGGCGCTGGCTGCGTGACGGGCGCTTCGACCTGGTGCACGTCCACGAACCGATCGCGCCGAGCCTGTCGCTGCTGGCGTGCTGGGCGGCTTCCGCACCCGTCGTCGGCACGTTCCACACCGCCAACGCGGGTTCGGTGCTGCTGGCCGCCGCGTTCCCGTTGCTGCAGACGGCCGTCGAGCGGATCAGCGCGAGGATCGCCGTGTCGGAGGCGGCGCGCACGACGTTGGCGCGCTACCTCGGCCCGGAGGCTGTGCTGATCCCCAACGGGGTGGTGACGAGCAGGTACACGGGCGTCGACCCGCTGCCCGGCTGGCCGGGCGCCGGGGGTGTGCTCGGCTTCCTCGGCCGGACCGACGAGCCGCGCAAGGGCCTGCCGGTGCTGCTCGATGCCTTCCGGGTGCTGGCCGGGCAACGCCCCGACCTGCGGCTGCTGGTCGCCGGGCCAGGTGACCCCGCCGTCGTCCACGACGCCGTGCCGCCCGGCTGGCGCGACCGGGTGGTGCTGCTCGGCGAGGTGACCGAGCGCGACAAGGCGCGGATGCTGCACTCCGTCGACGTGTTCGTCGCACCCAACACCGGCGGCGAGAGCTTCGGGCTGGTGCTCGCCGAGGCGATGGCGGCAGGCGCACCGGTTTTGGCGAGCGACCTGCCTGCGTTCCGCAGCGTGCTCGGCCCGGCGCACGCGGGCGCCACGTTCCGCACCGGGGACGCGGAGGCGCTGGCGAAGGCGGCGGCCGGGCTGCTGGACGACCCGGTGCGGCGCAAGGAGCTCGCGGCCACCGCGGGCGACGTCGTACAGCGCTACGACTGGGGCACCGTCGTCGCCGACGTGCTCCGCGTCTACGAGACGATCACGCCGCGCCGCGACGTACAGGCGGGCGGCCGATGACAGCCGTGGTGTGCTCGCTGAGCGCGCTCGTCGTCGCCGTCTCGGCCACCTGGTGGGTGACCTGGACGGCCAGCAGGCTGGACCGACTGCACCACCTGGTGGAGACCGGGTGGGCGGCGCTTGACGCGCAGCTGGTGCGGCGCTGCGCCGCGGCCCTCGAGCTCGCCTCGTCCGGTCTGGTCGAGCCGGCGGCGAGCCTGGTGCTGACCGACGCCGCGCACGCGGCAAAGGCACCGGAGGCGACGGCACGTGCCGAGGTGGAGACGGCGCTGTCGGTCGCCCTGCGCGCCGTGCTCGCGGAGCCGCAGTCGCTTGCGGACCCGCGCGCCGCGGCGTTGCGGCACGACATCGACGCGGCGATCCGCCGGGTGGTGATGGCCCGGACGTTC is from Streptosporangiales bacterium and encodes:
- a CDS encoding CDP-alcohol phosphatidyltransferase family protein; this encodes MLLSGLRPGLAKVIRPIARGLIKLRVTADLVTVVGTVGVAGGALGFFPRGELFWGAVVVTCFVVFDMLDGAVAREGGGSGVWGAFLDSTLDRVGDVAIFGGLLWWFAAGAGQPVNAALCLVCLGTSFLTSYIKARAEGLGMTCNVGIAERAVRIIVILVGAGLTGLGVPYAVEVALWLLTVATAVTVGQRFVEVYKQAVRNRKPA
- a CDS encoding glycosyltransferase; this translates as MRIGLVCPYTWEVPGGVQTHVRDLAEALLDVGHRVSVITPAEDETELPLYAVAGGRAVPVRYNGSVARLAFGPRAVARVRRWLRDGRFDLVHVHEPIAPSLSLLACWAASAPVVGTFHTANAGSVLLAAAFPLLQTAVERISARIAVSEAARTTLARYLGPEAVLIPNGVVTSRYTGVDPLPGWPGAGGVLGFLGRTDEPRKGLPVLLDAFRVLAGQRPDLRLLVAGPGDPAVVHDAVPPGWRDRVVLLGEVTERDKARMLHSVDVFVAPNTGGESFGLVLAEAMAAGAPVLASDLPAFRSVLGPAHAGATFRTGDAEALAKAAAGLLDDPVRRKELAATAGDVVQRYDWGTVVADVLRVYETITPRRDVQAGGR
- a CDS encoding phosphatidylinositol mannoside acyltransferase, with amino-acid sequence MAPHGGDRRDRRAAVRRGLQTGGKEPETRVNPQEAASVAGWSSVAWLARRTPERAGRAVFGQLADQVWRRRGNGVPQLERNLARVLAAEPTSSAVRRVSRAAMASYARYWWEALRLPSWDRAEILARATVAGWGRVTEAVRDRGAVVALPHMGNWDLAGAWAAANGVPVTAVAERLKPEAVFQKFVAYREQVGIEVVPLGDPDVVATLVQRASDHRLVTLLTDRGFGASGVDVEFFGEPARMPVGAATVALRAGVPLFPVTLWYDDLARVQVHEPVEVPAAGDERAQVAEMTAAVGRVFEQAVRKHPADWHMLQRIWTADRFARAGA